Below is a window of Roseofilum reptotaenium CS-1145 DNA.
AAGGTTTCTAATTTAGCTTTTTCAGCCGTTAATTCTTCAATATTTTGCTCTTCATAACTCTCTAACCGTTCCGCCATATCATTAAAACTACAAATGAGTTCGCCCAATTCTCCGCTTAAGGGTAAATCAATGCGCTGCTTAAAATTACCGGCAGCGATACTTTTAACGCCAGCTAAGAGTTCTTTAATCGGTTGGGTAATGGCGAGAGCATTAAAGACTCCTCCTAAAATGACCATAGACCAAATGGAGACAAAAACGGCTAGGGTAACATCGCGGGTGAGGTTAGAGGAGGTGACAACGGTGGGATTGGGATTAATACCGATCGCCAATACGCCGAGATATTGATTGTCATCGATCAAGGGAACGAAGACATCAGTCACTTCCCCATCGGGGGTTTGATGTTGGCGAACCAGGGGAATTTGTGAGGAAGTGATGTAATTTTCCGGAAGTTGAATTCGACGCTCGATACTCAGGGACGTTTGTACTTCTGAGTCCCAGAAGGGGAGACCAAAAAAGAGTCTACCGTCTCGATCTGCGTAGAGGAGATAGCGAATATTGGAGGTGCTGTTATAAAAGCGTTGGGAAAACCGAGCAACTTCCGTGAGGTTATTTTCTGCAACTAAGGGGGTGACGTTAGAAGCTAACAGGAGTCCCAGGTCTTGACCAAAACGGGTATCATGGAGGCGAGCATCCAGTTGAATGGTATTGACGGCCCAGAAGGTTAGACTACTCATGATTAGGGATACCGCTAGGGTTGCGGCTGCCATGAGTCGAGTTTGCAGGGTAAATTCTGACCACCAATGGGCGATCGCTCCTTTAATATTTTTCAGTAAAGCCACCATAATACCGATACATTGATCTGAAGACCTACAGTAGACTTCTTGCAGAAGTCAGGCAAAAGGCAATAGGCAATAATCATAAGAATATATGATTACTGCATTACTATTCATTTTCTACCCACTTATACAAGAGGTTTAGTTGTTTGCCGTGTTTATATTATGGGTTACTGGCTCTGTTTTTGCCGCACCCGATGGCCGATATCTCGACGGTAGTATAAACCTTGGAAGTAAATCGAGGCGATCGCCTGATACGCTTTGTCAAAGGCTAGATCGTGGGTTGCTCCCACCCCAGTGACTCCCAAGACTCGGCCGCCACTGGTGACAGGGCGATTATCGTTTAAGCTGGTTCCAGCTTCAAAAACGATCGCACCTTGAGCTTCAGCCACTTCTATGCCAGTAATGGGGAATCCTTGTTCAAAGCTACCGGGATATCCATCAGAAGCCGCAACCACACAAGCGCAAGCGCCAGGCTTCCAGGTAATCTCTTGCTGGGCTAATTTTCCTTGTGCAGTGGCTAAGAGTAGGGTTTCTAGGGGAGTCTCTAACAGGGGAAGAATGGCTTGAATTTCCGGATCGCCAAACCGGCAGTTAAATTCGATCACTTTGGGATCGCCTTCTGGGGTAATCATCAGACCTGCATACAAGACTCCCCGGTAGGTAATCTCCCATTTTTTTAAGGTTTTTATGGTGGGGAGGAGAATCTCTTGGTTAATGCGATCGCTCAATTCTGGGGTCACAACGGGTGCAGGAGCATAGGCTCCCATGCCTCCGGTATTGGGCCCTGTGTCCCCTTCACCAATGCGTTTGTGGTCTTGGGCGCTAATCAGGGGACGGATGGTTTCGCCGTCAGTCAGAGCTAGGATAGAGGCTTCTTGACCGGTGAGATATTCTTCAATCACGACTTTTTGACCGGCTGATCCAAATTTACCTGCAAAAGCTTCGGCGATCGCTGCGTTTGCTTCTTCTAAGGTCATGGCCACAGTTACCCCTTTACCAGAAGCGAGACCATCCGCTTTAATCACGATGGGTGCGCCTTGGCTCTGGAGATAGGCGCGGGCGGCTGTTTCATCGGTAAACACGGCGGAGGCAGCAGTAGGAATGGATGCTTCACTCATCAGGGCTTTTGCCCAGGCTTTGCTCGCTTCAATTTGTGCCCCGGCTTGGGTGGGGCCAAATACAGTGAGGTTATGGCTTTGCAGGGCATCGGTTATACCGAGGGCAAGGGGAGCTTCTGGGCCGACAATAATTAGATCGATAGCGTGGGTTTTAGCATAATCGGCGATCGCCTGAAATTGATCGATCTTGAGGGGAAGATTTTCACAGCGCTTTAACCGGGCTGTTCCCCCATTACCTGGGATACAGACCACTTGTTGAACTTGGGGAGATTGCAGGAGGGTTTTGGCGATCGCATGTTCTCGCCCTCCACTACCGATGACAATAATTTTCACGTTCTGTTATTTAATCACACTCACCTGCTTAATTTTAATCGGTAATGTGCCTATCTCTCTATTTCCCCATTTCTGAGTAAACTGTCGAGCAAACTCGGTGAAACCCAAAAGCCCGCATTTTGCAACTGTTGGAATGTTATCTCTAAATCAAGCCATCCACGTGAAGCTGCATCTTTGATAATTCCCAAAAGACCGATTATGTTTAATCCACGCTCTCTAGCAATTTTCCGAGCCGCTTTATCATCTAAAATCACCAACTCTGCTCTCAGTTGTTCAGACAATAGAATAGCTTCACGCTCTCCTAAATCGAGGGTTTCTAACCCATGATCTTGAGTTGTTTCAGGAGCCTCAATATTTAACCAATTCGGTGGTCGATCAATCCAAGATTGAACAATAGGTGGAGATTCGGAGGCCGTTAATTCATCAGCTACTGCTTGGGGGATAGTAATGGTTTGGTACAGTATCGACAATATATCAATGCGATCGATCAGCAGCAGATAACAAATTGTAGAAGTATCAAAAACAACAATCACTGACCTCTAAACCTCTCAAGGGTTTGAAGATCTACCTCTAATTCAGCTCGATCGTAATTTAGATAGACCCCCATACGCTTGAGAAAAGCATGAGTCGCCAAGCGCGTTGGTAATTTCAAAATTTGACCAACTTCAGCCGTGCTGATATTACCTAAACGGTAAGACTCTGCAACCATCAGTTCCAAGAGATGATGAGATAAATGTTCTTCATCTTGATCGAGTTGATGGGCAATTTTGTCAGGAATTTCAATAGTGATTTGCATTTTACAAAAGATCAATTATTGAATCGAGTCTACTTGTAGATTGTTAAGGATGACATTAGCACGGGGAGCAAAGCCATCTCCCATATCCCCAGGAAAAACGACAGTAACGCGGAAAGCCTGACCTTGGGATTGACCTAGATGCACTGAACCTAAAAGATTTTGTTCAGAATGATAAAAGTTCATGTTCTTTTTCTCCCAAGGATACGAAAGTGAACCGCTAGATACTCCTTGTTGCCAGCCTTTGCCTGCAAATACTCCCCCATCTCCAGTTACTCCCGCTTCTAACTCCTCTAAGGTTGTGCCTGCGGAGGGAACAAATACATGTACTCTAGCTCGTAAGGGTGCGTCTGTGGGGGAACCAGATACAGACAGACCTTGAAGAAGCTCAAAAGATACTCCGCATCCTTCATGGCTACACGCACTCCTGACACTGATATTGTCAGGGTAATAGGTAAGCACGGGAATTTGGTCTTCTTGATAGAGCTTGAGGGTAATTTCTTGTGGTTCTCCCTCAACAAAAACGGTTTCTGTCTTACGTTCGGGTAAATTGCTCGCTAACGGAGAGTCAACAGAACTGACGGCAACACTCCCTGGGTTCGGTTCTGAGGCTTCTGGAGATGTACAGCCTACAATCAATACTAGCCCTGCCATCCAAAGGCGATCGGTTGCAAATTTCATCCTAATGTTTCTATGTCTGTGTTTTCAACATCTAGGATTATTCTAACGCGATCGCTATGGACACAAACAAGTATTTATTCTAAAACTGGACGGATTTTATTCCACAACCATTCAG
It encodes the following:
- the purD gene encoding phosphoribosylamine--glycine ligase, with product MKIIVIGSGGREHAIAKTLLQSPQVQQVVCIPGNGGTARLKRCENLPLKIDQFQAIADYAKTHAIDLIIVGPEAPLALGITDALQSHNLTVFGPTQAGAQIEASKAWAKALMSEASIPTAASAVFTDETAARAYLQSQGAPIVIKADGLASGKGVTVAMTLEEANAAIAEAFAGKFGSAGQKVVIEEYLTGQEASILALTDGETIRPLISAQDHKRIGEGDTGPNTGGMGAYAPAPVVTPELSDRINQEILLPTIKTLKKWEITYRGVLYAGLMITPEGDPKVIEFNCRFGDPEIQAILPLLETPLETLLLATAQGKLAQQEITWKPGACACVVAASDGYPGSFEQGFPITGIEVAEAQGAIVFEAGTSLNDNRPVTSGGRVLGVTGVGATHDLAFDKAYQAIASIYFQGLYYRRDIGHRVRQKQSQ
- a CDS encoding UPF0175 family protein, with the translated sequence MQITIEIPDKIAHQLDQDEEHLSHHLLELMVAESYRLGNISTAEVGQILKLPTRLATHAFLKRMGVYLNYDRAELEVDLQTLERFRGQ
- a CDS encoding DUF3368 domain-containing protein, producing the protein MIVVFDTSTICYLLLIDRIDILSILYQTITIPQAVADELTASESPPIVQSWIDRPPNWLNIEAPETTQDHGLETLDLGEREAILLSEQLRAELVILDDKAARKIARERGLNIIGLLGIIKDAASRGWLDLEITFQQLQNAGFWVSPSLLDSLLRNGEIER